A window of Pirellula sp. SH-Sr6A contains these coding sequences:
- a CDS encoding DUF3310 domain-containing protein, translating into MSQANSIQHGGDHYKKKSIEPWDFIAANDIGFLDGNAIKYLTRWKDKNGIEDLRKARHYIDKLIEIEESKQQ; encoded by the coding sequence TTGTCTCAAGCAAATAGCATTCAGCACGGCGGAGATCATTACAAGAAGAAGTCGATCGAGCCCTGGGATTTCATCGCTGCCAATGACATTGGATTCCTAGATGGTAATGCAATCAAGTACTTGACTCGATGGAAGGACAAGAACGGAATCGAGGACTTGAGAAAAGCTCGTCACTACATCGACAAGCTAATTGAGATCGAGGAATCGAAACAACAATAG